A genomic window from Hippocampus zosterae strain Florida chromosome 13, ASM2543408v3, whole genome shotgun sequence includes:
- the si:ch211-79m20.1 gene encoding uncharacterized protein si:ch211-79m20.1, whose product MRSWFPLLLLTALSAARLSFGSAEGESLPASLVDLVRNSPVSSVDDLKLLLQREADAIEDEDDGSILSNQTHGRHIRSIVEAEVAQQAVCRVRTEVMELTRSMLDRRNANFMLWPPCVEVQRCSGCCNTGLMQCVPTVTSSRYLQVIKIQYINKKARYDKAIISVEDHLACRCQPSSPNSPPLTLPSHSQTPLPRTAHPAPPPKTQGSKADLHRNDDLKRNQRLYNSEEQEPAARQWPQGGYTQLVHWTQPRVPQPVNSWASDAWAGQGRTGNPTHVGQGSGHEGSREEGGEWHRRQFPSQSAKHRDSDDRNLRTQYRLNAPQSDGVSHPDPTPSSQSEQSPTTDLRASSNRKDLVTGQPNMEATPTHPRMQVKGPTGGGRHDNDLASQGEAKDLTLVNGGGQLTEEERRQKVLEVVLGELDQPNLHPQQRPKPALATAAPPSSRQTPFRPASPRRRRKRRKRISKAAMRDMIM is encoded by the exons GGCGAATCGCTCCCTGCGTCGCTGGTTGACCTTGTGAGGAACTCTCCCGTCTCCTCTGTGGACGACCTGAAGCTACTGCTGCAGCGCGAGGCAGACGCAATTG AAGACGAAGATGATGGCAGCATTCTCTCGAACCAAACACACGGCCGACACATCAGAAGCATCG TGGAGGCCGAGGTTGCCCAGCAGGCGGTGTGCAGAGTTCGGACCGAGGTGATGGAGCTGACCAGATCCATGTTGGACCGTCGCAACGCTAACTTTATGCTGTGGCCGCCCTGTGTGGAAGTGCAGCGATGTTCGGGCTGCTGCAACACGGGGCTGATGCAGTGCGTACCGACCGTCACCTCCAGCAGATACCTGCAG gTAATAAAGATCCAGTACATCAACAAGAAGGCCCGCTATGACAAAGCCATCATCTCGGTTGAGGACCACCTGGCATGCAGATGTCAGCCTTCCTCACCCAACTCGCCACCGCTTACCCTGCCGTCCCACTCTCAAACACCCCTCCCACGGACGGCGCACCCCGCACCACCACCCAAGACCCAAGGCTCCAAGGCCGACCTCCACCGCAACGATGACCTGAAGCGCAACCAGCGGCTCTACAACAGCGAGGAGCAGGAGCCGGCGGCGAGGCAGTGGCCACAGGGGGGATACACGCAACTGGTGCACTGGACGCAGCCCAGGGTGCCGCAGCCGGTCAACAGCTGGGCGTCGGACGCATGGGCGGGGCAGGGCAGAACGGGAAACCCAACGCATGTTGGGCAAGGGAGCGGACACGAGGGCAGTCGCGAGGAAGGCGGCGAATGGCATCGTCGGCAGTTCCCATCCCAGAGCGCCAAGCACAGAGATTCTGACGATCGGAATCTTAGGACGCAATACAGACTCAATGCCCCCCAGTCGGACGGTGTTTCCCACCCGGACCCGACTCCGTCGTCCCAATCAGAACAAAGCCCTACGACCGATTTGCGCGCTTCCAGCAATCGTAAAGACTTGGTGACGGGCCAGCCTAACATGGAGGCGACGCCGACACACCCGAGGATGCAAGTGAAAGGACCAACAGGGGGAGGGAGACACGACAATGACTTGGCCAGTCAGGGAGAGGCTAAAGACTTGACACTGGTCAATGGTGGAGGTCAGCTCACAGAAGAGGAGAGGAGGCAGAAGGTTCTGGAAGTCGTTCTAGGGGAACTAGACCAGCCCAATCTTCATCCTCAGCAAAGACCAAAACCAG CGCTTGCTACGGCTGCCCCGCCCTCCAGCCGCCAGACACCTTTCAGGCCGGCGTCCCCCCGCCGCAGGAGGAAACGCCGCAAGCGCATCAGCAAGGCAGCCATGAGAGACATGATCATGTAG